From one Variovorax sp. PBL-H6 genomic stretch:
- a CDS encoding CaiB/BaiF CoA transferase family protein — MTVSNPLKPLDGIRVIDMTRLAPGPYGTMLLADLGAEVIVVGGGRAGPPVSSFSRGKRFITLDLKTDEGRLALLRLCESADVFIEGFRPGVADRLGAGYAALSASNPRLIYCSLTGYGQSGPRAQEAGHDINYLGYTGVLGSLGPHDGPPQVPLNAIADMAGGGMLAVIGILAALQERHRTGLGQHVDAAMIDGCMSLIAMHFPAWQTTAMPRRGDGWLAGTAPNYRCYECADGGYMAVGSLEPQFFKAMWQTLELGDPPDAMSHSTWPAIERTLEATFRNLPRDAWVARFEGVDACVTPVLAPDEVWQDPQIRSRVDPQHPQEVPAIPRFSRSKVAPAPIDLDDHSVEILSSVGLTPRDIEAASPPSQRSKQDGLSWPPRFTD, encoded by the coding sequence TTGACCGTATCGAATCCACTGAAGCCGCTCGACGGCATCCGGGTCATCGACATGACCCGCCTTGCGCCCGGGCCCTACGGCACGATGCTGCTTGCAGACCTGGGGGCCGAAGTCATCGTTGTCGGCGGAGGCCGCGCCGGCCCGCCGGTGTCGAGCTTTTCGCGGGGCAAGCGCTTCATCACCCTCGATCTCAAGACGGACGAGGGGCGACTGGCGCTTCTCCGGCTCTGCGAAAGCGCGGATGTCTTCATCGAAGGCTTTCGGCCCGGCGTTGCCGATCGGCTCGGCGCTGGCTATGCGGCGCTTTCGGCGAGCAACCCTCGGCTCATCTATTGCTCGCTCACGGGCTACGGGCAGAGCGGGCCGCGTGCGCAGGAGGCCGGGCACGACATCAACTACCTCGGCTACACCGGCGTGCTTGGTTCGCTCGGGCCGCATGACGGGCCTCCGCAGGTGCCGCTCAACGCCATCGCCGACATGGCGGGCGGAGGCATGCTCGCGGTGATCGGCATCCTTGCGGCGCTGCAGGAGCGGCACCGTACCGGTCTGGGCCAGCATGTCGACGCGGCGATGATCGACGGCTGCATGTCCCTGATCGCAATGCACTTTCCCGCCTGGCAGACCACGGCGATGCCACGGCGCGGCGACGGCTGGCTCGCGGGCACCGCGCCCAACTACCGCTGCTACGAATGCGCAGACGGCGGCTACATGGCCGTCGGCTCACTCGAACCCCAGTTCTTCAAGGCGATGTGGCAGACCCTCGAGCTCGGCGACCCGCCCGACGCGATGAGCCACAGCACCTGGCCCGCCATCGAACGCACGCTCGAGGCGACCTTCCGCAACTTGCCGCGTGATGCCTGGGTTGCGCGTTTCGAGGGCGTAGATGCATGCGTCACCCCCGTGCTGGCACCCGACGAGGTGTGGCAGGACCCGCAGATCCGCTCGCGCGTGGATCCGCAGCACCCGCAGGAAGTGCCGGCCATCCCGCGGTTCAGCCGTTCCAAGGTCGCGCCGGCGCCGATCGACCTCGATGACCACAGTGTCGAAATCCTTTCCTCGGTCGGGCTCACGCCTCGCGACATCGAGGCGGCCAGCCCGCCATCGCAGCGCAGCAAGCAGGACGGGCTTTCATGGCCGCCGCGATTCACCGACTGA